A genomic stretch from Echeneis naucrates chromosome 6, fEcheNa1.1, whole genome shotgun sequence includes:
- the emg1 gene encoding ribosomal RNA small subunit methyltransferase NEP1, with product MAAPNGSKRGLEHLDEYEPKPAKHLRSLHDRMAERRLVVILEGASLETVKVGKTFELLNCDQHKNMIIKSGRDPGHIRPDITHQCLLMLMDSPLNRAGLLQVYIHTEKNALIEINPQTRIPRTFTRFCGLMVQLLHKLSVRAADGPQKLLRMIKNPVSDHLPPGCPRISTSFSAGEAVCPRSLVPEGPAAVVIGAFAHGAVNVDYTEKTVSISNYPLSAALTCAKMCSAFEEVWGVL from the exons ATGGCGGCACCAAATGGGTCGAAGCGTGGTCTCGAACATTTGGACGAATATGAACCCAAACCAGCCAAACATCTCCGCAGTCTGCACGACCGGATGGCCGAGCGGAGACTGGTGGTCATTCTGGAGGGAGCCTCGTTAGAGACGGTGAAG GTCGGGAAAACATTCGAGCTGTTGAACTGCGATCAGCACAAAAATATGATCATCAAAAGTGGAAGAGATCCAGGACACATCAGGCCAGATATCACACATCAG TGTCTGCTCATGTTGATGGACAGTCCACTGAACAGGGCAGGTCTACTGCAGGTTTACatccacacagaaaaaaatgcattgatAGAGATCAACCCACAAACCCGAATTCCAAGAACCTTCACCCGCTTCTGTGGCCTCATGG ttcagctgctgcacaaGCTGAGTGTCCGAGCTGCTGATGGGCCACAGAAGCTTCTCAGGATGATTAAAAACCCAGTGTCTGACCACCTGCCTCCCGGCTGCCCTCGCATCAGCACCTCATTCTCTGCAGGAGAGGCTGTCTGCCCTCGGTCGCTGGTGCCAGAGGGACCAGCTGCAGTGGTGATCGGAGCATTTGCACATGGAGCT GTGAATGTGGACTACACAGAGAAGACTGTGTCGATCAGTAACTATCCGCTCTCTGCTGCGCTGACCTGTGCCAAGATGTGCTCGGCCTTCGAGGAAGTGTGGGGTGTCCTGTGA